From Chryseotalea sp. WA131a:
GCTTCAGACAAAACCGTTTCTAATTGATCGCTCACGGATGGCTTACCCAATTCATTTTTCATAAAAACAGTATCGCTTGCGTCTTTAAACCAGAGGCTATATCGGTTGTCAATCATCCATTGGGTAATTTCCTTGATAAATGGGTTAGTATAGTATTTGCCATGTGTTTCAACAGAAATAACTTTTGGCCTACTCTTCAAATGGTTGATCACATGCCACTCTCCCCCTTCAATATCCACGCTCAAAAGGTCGATGTCTCCCTTATCTATTTCTGAGAAGACCACGCAATTTACTGCAAAGCTATTGTCCATATCAACTTTGTACTTATCGTTCACAATGGCCGGGCTTGACTTAAGTTCGGAGATAAATGTGGATGCGGCAGCGCGCGATAGACGAACCGTACCAGAGCTGGACCAAACCGCCACGGGAAAAATGGTCACGTTGTGTTGTTTGAAATAGTCTTCGAGAATACTCACCGTTTTCGGATCAGCTTCTACCAGGCTTGCCCTTCGTCCCTCTTTGATAAAATCAATAATGTTGGATGTTTGAGGAAGGTAGACCCCCCCTTCGCACGCATGGTCAATTGAAATATTCCTTGACTTTATCTTTCGATAAATTTTTTTTTTCTCTTTGTCGTTCATTTTGGTCTCGCGATGGTAGCAAATTGTAGGTAACGAATATCCCAGAAACTTCCTAAGAAGAATAGGTTCCAGATGAATGGACGAATTGATTTGGTTGGGTTAATGCCTTCCATCTTCACCACTTCATAACCATTCGACTCAAACATTTTTCGAATGCTTCGATAGGTGAAAAAACGAAAATGGGTTTTGTCCATAATTCCACTATCGGTGTAATCCCAATTCTTATTAAAAAAGTAATCAAACAGATTTCTGAAGTACCGGATATTTGGAATAGAGCTGATCATGACGCCTTCCTTTTTCAGTTTATGCCTCAGTTTACTAATGACAGTATATGGGTCGATCAGGTGCTCGAGTACATCATTACAGATAATCACATCAAAGTAGTTGTCAGGCAAACGGGTCAGCTGTTCGGCTACATCCCCCACTAGAACTTTTGTCATTCTTTTTTGTGCAATGTCGGCTTGTTCTTTTTCGTATTCGATACCCCAAACCTCTAAAACCCCTCGTGATAAAAGTAATTCAGCAAAATTTCCATCACCGCAGCCGATCTCTAAGGCGACCCTCGCTTCAGTGGGTACAAACGGGAGCATTTCCTTGCGCACCACATTGAAATAGATTTCCGGTTTGGTCTTAATGTCGAAACTCATTTTCTATATCTTAATTACCTTTTGCTCGTCAAGTTCTGAACAGATATCTTCTACTATTCTTTCTAACGGCTTTAAAGGTGCGTTAGAAATTGATAAAAGCCTTTGCTTTGATTTTTTTATTTCTGATCTTTTTCCAAGGTAATTAAAAAATGCAATATGGTATTTCCAGCGAAATACTACCGCTTGTATAACGAGAGTTATTGCTTGCCTTGAGTACCAAATCAATTTTGATTGCGCATTCAAATGTAAGGAATGAAAAATAAGCTTATTCCGCTGTGTCGTTATCCAAATTCTTCTTTTTTTATTGAACTTGTTAATCGTGGTAGAGGCTGGATGTCGGCAAACAGCACTGTGTTCATAATAGCACCTCCAGCCCAGTCTCCAGGCACGCATAGACAAGTCGGTATCCTCATAATAAAAAGGAGCAAAAATTTCATCAAAACCGCCTAGTGAGTTTAATTTCCTTCTATCGACTAATGCGCCTCCGCCTGAAACAAAAAGGGTTGCTACCAACGCAGATGGTTTGTCGACATAGAAATTGAATGGTTGAATTTTTTTTGATCCTAACAGCAACGGGTACTTACCGGCATCTTGTATTTTTTCATCATTTAACCCAATGAAGCGGCCACTAACGCCAAAGGTATCTGGGAGGTCGAAATACGGAAACAGATGCTCAAAATAGTCGGGTAGCAGTGAAACATCAGTGTTTAACAATAGGACAAGTTCCTTTGTCGCTAGCTCTATTCCGCTATTTATTGTTGGTGAAAATCCACGATTTGTTTTTTGGGCAACAACCTTAACGTCATTAAAATTTTCTTTTAAAAATATGACTGACTCATCTGTCGAAGCATCATCGGCAACGATTACTTCATGGTCAACTCCGGCTTTCTGAAGCGCAGTATATACAGAAGGCAGGTTTGCTGCCAGCAAATCTCTTCCATTATAGTTGGGAAGTACTACCGAAATCGATTTTTTGATATTCAACGCGAATAACTAGTTTAGTGGGTGGATGTACTCTTGCAGTTTACTCTTGTTGTTGCGAATGTACTCGGGGAAGGTTTCATCGATTTCTTTAAAACGGCACTGAATATCTTGGCCAAATACGCTTTTGCCATTTTCGATGAGTTCCTTTATTCTGTCAGGGCTCTTGAATTCATCTTTGTTGAATTCGTCATGGCCAAAAGATTCAATTTTATAGATAATCTTATCTACACCACCCAATGACGTAAAATGCCATCCGGCATCTTCAATTACTTTATTCCCCTTATACTTATGTATTTCTCTAAGTACCCGAAGCTTTTTCACACTTTTGAAGTTTTTGTATTGAGTCATTACCGACCCATACCACCATGCGGGCTCCTCCAAGTTGAGGACATCAACTTCTATGCAATTCAAAAAATAGTGATAGATCCTTTGTTGGAAAATGGTTACACCCACATTCTTTTTGTGTTGTAATAGAAATTTAGGCTTGGGAATTTCATCCACGTCAGAAAAAATGATCACGTCATCTGGACTACAATCTGTCAATGCCTGTTTTACTTGATCTTTTTGGTGATGATCATAATCCATCGCCTTTGGAATTTTAAAGCGCGAGAAAAAAGTAGGATACTTATCTACAATGACGTGTCTTATTTTGTGATGGAATTTCTCGAATCTATTTTTGTTTTCGCTATAGTAAAGGGGTTTTGGTTTTTTTTGAAATGTTTTGGTGGCTTCAACCAACACAAAAACATCCACAACTGGATCCAGTTCGTTTAGCCGGATTTCTAGAAGGTCCAGCTCGTTAAAAAAAGAAAAGCAATCATAAATTTTCATCCAACTCTAACTTTTTAGGATCGAAGAGATCATTATACAATAGATTATGTACGGATTGGCTCTCGCAATAACCATTAAGCTATACTATTGCTGGGGTTGAACTGTGTTCTCCGACCGATTCTTTTCGTTGCGAGGCTAATAGAATACGAGATGCAACTTGTGATACAGTGATCATTCGTATACAGGCGCAGTCACCACTTTTCTTACAGTCCGAACAATCTTTGTCAGCAACAAAATACGTAGCATTCGTACCTATGGGCCCCCATCGCCCGGGGTGTATCGGTCTTATTGGTGGGAATAAACCAATACAAAATTTTCCAAGCGCTGCCGCCAGATGAAGGACCCCAGTGCCGGACGCAACTAACCCATCGACTTTGCTGATGAAAGAACTCATTTCTTCCAGTGAAAACTTTCCCATAACATTTTGAACACCCTCAGCCGTTAACAGCTCAGGCAGCTCTTTTTTAATGCTAAGCTCTTCTTCTTTTAATCCCGTAATAAAAAACGAGAAACGTTCTTTCGGCAATTGTTTAATCAGCGCGTGGTAATTGTCAAGACCCCATTCTCTTCCATTTCCTTTTGATTTTGGGTGAATGATTAAGTTAAACTTGTAGGGATGAAGTAGCCCCTTAAATTTTGGCTCAGGTGTAATTCCGTAGAGTTCTCGAATTTGGGATAGATCTAAATCGGTATTATAACGAAAAGGCCTAAGTAGCTTAAAGTTTAATTGGCTTTCGTGTAAATCTGATTTAACGCGACTGAAATTAACGAGGTGATTACAATAAACCCAATTGAACCAGCGATGACTAGTGGAAACTCGATTCGGAATACCAGACCTTTTTGCAATGCGACTTAACTTATAGTCTGGATAAACAAATATAATGGTTTCAATATTTAGCTTTTTAAAAAAAATAGGGTTATTGAGGATCTCTTGCTGATCTAGAAAAACATCAATGTGAATAGATTGCTCAATTACCGCTTTGGTATATTTTTTTCCAATGAAATAAATCTTGCTATCTGGAATCAAGCGCTTAAGATATCCGGCTATAGGTAACGTAAGAATTACATCTCCTAAATTATCTGTCCTGCTAATGACTATATTTTTTCCAATTAACCGCTGTTGGTTGGCCTCATACAATTTGGCGTACTTATAAAATACATGGTTTCCTTCGGCTGCTGCCACCATTAGGCCTTCAAAGCCATCTAAAAAGCCACGTTTAATCAAATAACTTTTTATAAATGCAAACCAAGAATGCCCCAAGATTTTAAGTACAGAGCTATTCTTTTTACCAGTGCTCTCATCTCTATATATACTTGAATAAGATTGAATTTTTGTCAACGTTTCAACAGAATCTTGGTAGGCCGTGTGCATTAAATCGCCTTCAAGATGAATAATTTTAGAACCACCTTGAAGCAAGACCTTATCGTGAGGATTTTCTCCGCCCCAAATGCCTTTTTGCCTATCCCACAACCTTATCTTCCTGTCAGGATACCAGCTTCCATGTTTAATCCATTTTCCACCATAACTAGAAAGCCGATTCATTCGATAGGCAGATGCATTCCAATTTAATTTAACTGCCCTTATGGATTGCAATAACTTCTGCGACAGATACTCGTCCGCATCCAACGATAGCACATGGTCAAAAGCAGCTTGACTTAACGCGAAGTTTTTTTGCTGAATGTGCCCTTCAAAGGGATGCTCTATAAAACGGACGTTTTTTTCGAGGCAGATTCTTTTTGTGTTGTCTTTAGAAAAGGAATCAACCACCACAATTTCATCGGCCACAGTTTTTACGGAATCGATGCAGCGACCAATGTTTTTCTCTTCGTTATACGTGATGATGACAACGCTTAGCTTTACCATGTAGGACAAATTCAATCAGCAAGTTAATGCCAATCGCAGAAATAAAAAACCCTACAAAAGTGGAATCGTCCATTTAGGAAATTGCAGTTTAAAATTTCTGGCTTACCAACTTTTATCAAACGCCATAAAGTCTTGCACCGTGGGAACAAGACCTTATGGATATTTGATTTTTATCGTTTCGCCAACGCAACGCTTGACTTTAGCAGAATAATAAACTCTGCGCAGTAAACATCTTTGTCAAGCCCCCGCGCTCCTTTTGCCAGTAACTCAACATCCGTTCCAGAGAAGATATTGGCCATTGGTCGATTCCATAAGTCCACGGAATATTTTTCCGGCTACTATGAGTGCTATAAATGGTCGTTGAAAAAAAACAAGGCTGAAATCCCACTAAATTTTGAAAAAAACCTAGCATATTTGCTCAGTTAAAGCCACCCAAATCCCTCATGAAATACAAACGAATTGTTCTTAAACTAAGCGGAGAAGCCCTGATGGGTTCTAAAAACAGCAACATCGACCCGGCCGTGCTTGAGCAGTATTCTGCCGAAATCAAAGAAATAAGGGATATGGGAGTGCAGGTGGCCATTGTAATAGGAGGGGGAAATATTTTTAGGGGAGGCCAGGCCGAGGCGTTGGGCATCGACCGGGTGCAGGGCGACTACATGGGTATGCTGGCCACGGTTATCAATGCCATGGCTTTGCAAAGTGCGTTGGAGCGTCACGGCATGTACACCCGCTTGATGGCTGGTATAAAAATGGAGCAAGTGTGTGAGCCTTTTATCAGACGCAGGGCCATCCGACACTTAGAAAAAAACAGGATCGTGATTTTTGGCGCAGGCATTGGCAATCCATATTTCACCACCGATTCTACCGCCAGCTTACGTGCGATTGAAATCCAAGCCGATGTAGTATTAAAAGGAACACGGGTGGATGGAGTTTATACTAAAGATCCTGAAAAATTCCCCGATGCGGTAAGGTACAAGACATTAAGCTTTCAAGAAGCGTACGAAAAAAACCTGAACATCATGGATATGACAGCCTTTACCCTCTGCCAAGAAAATAAGTTGCCGATTATCGTATTTGACATGAATAGGAAGGGCAATTTGATGAAGATTGTAAAAGGTGAAGAAGCAGGTACTTTAATTAGCTAATCTGGCAGTTCATTTTGTCAACCTCCTGAGTAATAGTTTTCAGATAGGCCAAATTCTCGCTCGGGGGCTTTGTTTTCCACATCGTGAAAGGCAACGGGTGTAAGACCTGTAAATGATTTATAGTCGCGCACCAAGTGTTGATAATCGTGGTATCCACATTCGATGGCTACGCGTAACCAATCATAGTGGGTAAATTTATTTTTATAACGAAAGGCACGATCAAAGCGAGCAATGCGTAAGTAGAGTTTCGGATTTACACCAGTTTGCTCTTTAAAAATTCGCTCAAATTGTTTTGGGCTTAGGCAAGCTTGGTCGGCTAGCCAGTCCACTGAGGGTATTTCGTGCTGTTGCGAAAGGTAAGCGAACAATGATGCCATCGACCGATGGTTTTTTCGTTGTTTTTTGGCAAGGGAAATTACAAACTGCTCTACAATACCAATCATTTGGTCATAACCCTTAGCGAAATGGAGTTGCTCGTTTACGAGGTTCAATTCTGTTGAGAAGATCTCTTCTGCGTGCAAATAACGGTTGGTAAACTCTTTAGCCGGAGTGCCCAACAACGAGGCCAATGCACCAGGATGAAAGATAA
This genomic window contains:
- a CDS encoding FkbM family methyltransferase, producing the protein MNDKEKKKIYRKIKSRNISIDHACEGGVYLPQTSNIIDFIKEGRRASLVEADPKTVSILEDYFKQHNVTIFPVAVWSSSGTVRLSRAAASTFISELKSSPAIVNDKYKVDMDNSFAVNCVVFSEIDKGDIDLLSVDIEGGEWHVINHLKSRPKVISVETHGKYYTNPFIKEITQWMIDNRYSLWFKDASDTVFMKNELGKPSVSDQLETVLSEAKIRWKKFKRVFKKK
- a CDS encoding class I SAM-dependent methyltransferase yields the protein MSFDIKTKPEIYFNVVRKEMLPFVPTEARVALEIGCGDGNFAELLLSRGVLEVWGIEYEKEQADIAQKRMTKVLVGDVAEQLTRLPDNYFDVIICNDVLEHLIDPYTVISKLRHKLKKEGVMISSIPNIRYFRNLFDYFFNKNWDYTDSGIMDKTHFRFFTYRSIRKMFESNGYEVVKMEGINPTKSIRPFIWNLFFLGSFWDIRYLQFATIARPK
- a CDS encoding glycosyltransferase family 2 protein; the encoded protein is MNIKKSISVVLPNYNGRDLLAANLPSVYTALQKAGVDHEVIVADDASTDESVIFLKENFNDVKVVAQKTNRGFSPTINSGIELATKELVLLLNTDVSLLPDYFEHLFPYFDLPDTFGVSGRFIGLNDEKIQDAGKYPLLLGSKKIQPFNFYVDKPSALVATLFVSGGGALVDRRKLNSLGGFDEIFAPFYYEDTDLSMRAWRLGWRCYYEHSAVCRHPASTTINKFNKKRRIWITTQRNKLIFHSLHLNAQSKLIWYSRQAITLVIQAVVFRWKYHIAFFNYLGKRSEIKKSKQRLLSISNAPLKPLERIVEDICSELDEQKVIKI
- a CDS encoding glycosyltransferase yields the protein MVKLSVVIITYNEEKNIGRCIDSVKTVADEIVVVDSFSKDNTKRICLEKNVRFIEHPFEGHIQQKNFALSQAAFDHVLSLDADEYLSQKLLQSIRAVKLNWNASAYRMNRLSSYGGKWIKHGSWYPDRKIRLWDRQKGIWGGENPHDKVLLQGGSKIIHLEGDLMHTAYQDSVETLTKIQSYSSIYRDESTGKKNSSVLKILGHSWFAFIKSYLIKRGFLDGFEGLMVAAAEGNHVFYKYAKLYEANQQRLIGKNIVISRTDNLGDVILTLPIAGYLKRLIPDSKIYFIGKKYTKAVIEQSIHIDVFLDQQEILNNPIFFKKLNIETIIFVYPDYKLSRIAKRSGIPNRVSTSHRWFNWVYCNHLVNFSRVKSDLHESQLNFKLLRPFRYNTDLDLSQIRELYGITPEPKFKGLLHPYKFNLIIHPKSKGNGREWGLDNYHALIKQLPKERFSFFITGLKEEELSIKKELPELLTAEGVQNVMGKFSLEEMSSFISKVDGLVASGTGVLHLAAALGKFCIGLFPPIRPIHPGRWGPIGTNATYFVADKDCSDCKKSGDCACIRMITVSQVASRILLASQRKESVGEHSSTPAIV
- a CDS encoding UMP kinase yields the protein MKYKRIVLKLSGEALMGSKNSNIDPAVLEQYSAEIKEIRDMGVQVAIVIGGGNIFRGGQAEALGIDRVQGDYMGMLATVINAMALQSALERHGMYTRLMAGIKMEQVCEPFIRRRAIRHLEKNRIVIFGAGIGNPYFTTDSTASLRAIEIQADVVLKGTRVDGVYTKDPEKFPDAVRYKTLSFQEAYEKNLNIMDMTAFTLCQENKLPIIVFDMNRKGNLMKIVKGEEAGTLIS
- a CDS encoding AraC family transcriptional regulator, whose product is MIGIVEQFVISLAKKQRKNHRSMASLFAYLSQQHEIPSVDWLADQACLSPKQFERIFKEQTGVNPKLYLRIARFDRAFRYKNKFTHYDWLRVAIECGYHDYQHLVRDYKSFTGLTPVAFHDVENKAPEREFGLSENYYSGG